From the genome of Ctenopharyngodon idella isolate HZGC_01 chromosome 23, HZGC01, whole genome shotgun sequence, one region includes:
- the eps8l1b gene encoding epidermal growth factor receptor kinase substrate 8-like protein 1 isoform X1, with protein MGVISQYLLTRLVSFSLGDEGVDTVEDALSQIALLVDSHRLSSAEVMLEVRTNKVILRDRRKQELEEFLLSSVLRCDCINSPSLRDPALLLLVCQSCTQKRPSVYFFSCAYVKAEHIRDDIKQVVSHYTIRANRFSQSSMDISGIPSPPYTQAPNPPSSIPPPPYPGIRANGLANGQPDKSFLKAQMEVDVLNHCFDDIEAFIGKLQQSAEAQIILDQRSKKKKKSQKKSADEDLLTAKAKPPSENEFVDAFQKFKYSFSLLARLKSTISNPTSEELVHHVFKPLEMIVKATGGPGFAASVSSPAMTQGAVALLQTSLTAQENALWVSLGPNWTQQRSAQRSPVAPYTLVFQDGWKPPGSDVAGWVDPVESEHKLDAELSKVELTPSHASDRHPAPDQTTDEPDGGVKERLYRCSYDFVARNNSELTVLQGEKLEVIRDVIESSKRWWKCRNKFNEVGFVPFNILEPVTHTDNPVLHKTPKPPAAPPIFNALPSPSAMTSDPSTPRPRSMIVGSCPEDTEKVMQVNDELLHRLTSGKNLSPRLTIHRSADTSVPLDYNSPPAEVENWLRKKGFSEPTVQCLRVLNGAQLFSLNKEELRAVIPEEGTRVYSQLTVQRAQIEDARRATELETVMEKQKMKVDLKLESGTL; from the exons ATGGGGGTGATATCGCAATACCTGCTTACT CGGCTGGTGAGTTTTTCTCTGGGAGATGAGGGTGTGGATACTGTCGAAGATGCTCTTTCACAGATCGCGCTTCTTGTTGATTCTCATCGGCTGTCCAGTGCCGAGGTGATGCTAGAGGTCCGGACCAACAAAGTCATCCTGAGAGACAGACGCAAGCAG GAACTGGAGGAGTTTCTCTTGTCATCTGTTCTCCGCTGTGATTGCATAAATTCCCCATCTCTCCGCGATCCAGCTCTTCTCCTGCTGGTTTGTCAGAGCTGCACCCAGAAGAGGCCGAGTGTGTATTTCTTCAGCTGTGCGTATGTCAAA GCAGAGCACATAAGAGATGACATCAAGCAAGTTGTATCGCATTACACAATAAGAGCAAACAG gttcTCTCAGTCCAGTATGGATATTTCTGGAATTCCGAGCCCTCCGTACACACAAGCCCCGAATCCGCCCTCATCCATCCCCCCTCCACCATACCCCGGGATCAGAG CTAACGGACTGGCAAACGGTCAACCTGATAAGTCATTCCTCAAGGCTCAGATGGAAGTA GACGTGCTTAATCATTGTTTTGATGATATCGAAGCGTTCATCGGAAAGCTGCAGCAGTCAGCAGAGGCTCAGATTATCCTCGACCAGAGAagcaaaaagaagaagaaaagtcaGAAGAAAAGTGCAGACG AGGATCTTCTCACAGCTAAAGCCAAACCCCCTTCTGAGAATGAGTTTGTTGACGCTTTCCAGAAATTCAAATACAGCTTCAGCCTGTTG GCACGGTTAAAATCTACCATCTCCAATCCGACCTCCGAGGAGCTCGTGCATCACGTCTTCAAACCGCTCGAAATG atcGTGAAGGCAACAGGAGGTCCTGGTTTTGCTGCGTCCGTGTCTAGCCCGGCTATGACACAAGGGGCCGTGGCTCTGCTCCAGACCAGCCTGACGGCACAGGAGAATGCATTATGGGTCTCTTTAGGGCCTAACTGGACACAACAAAG GTCTGCTCAGCGGAGCCCCGTGGCGCCGTACACACTCGTGTTTCAGGACGGCTGGAAGCCTCCGGGGTCAGACGTCGCTGGATGGGTCGATCCTGTGGAGTCTGAACACAAACTGGACGCAGAGCTCTCAAAGGTAGAG CTGACACCGTCTCACGCTTCGGACCGTCACCCTGCTCCTGATCAGACTACAGACGAACC TGACGGCGGTGTGAAAGAGCGCTTGTATCGCTGCAGTTATGATTTTGTTGCGCGGAACAACAGTGAGCTGACTGTGCTTCAAGGAGAGAAGCTAGAGGTCATCAGAGAT GTGATCGAGTCATCTAAGCGATGGTGGAAGTGTcgtaataagtttaatgaagtTGGATTCGTGCCGTTTAACATCCTGGAGCCGGTCACACACACTGACAACCCTGTGCTCCATAAAACTCCAAAG CCTCCCGCTGCTCCACCGATATTCAACGCTCTGCCCAGCCCGTCCGccatgacctctgaccccagcACCCCTCGGCCCCGCAGCATGATTGTCGGATCATGTCCTGAGGATACAGAGAAAG TGATGCAGGTGAATGACGAGTTACTGCACCGCTTGACCAGCGGGAAGAACCTGTCTCCTCGACTGACGATTCACCGTTCGGCAGACACGTCCGTGCCGCTTGATTACAACTCACCACCAGCAGAGGTGGAAAACTGGCTGCGGAAGAAAGGCTTCAGTGAACC GACTGTACAGTGTCTGCGGGTTCTGAATGGAGCTCAGCTGTTCTCTCTGAATAAAGAAGAGCTGCGCGCTGTTATTCCTGAAGAGGGCACTAGAGTCTACAGTCAGCTGACCGTACAGAGAGCCCAGATAGAG GACGCTCGCAGAGCCACAGAGCTGGAGACGGTGATGGAGAAGCAGAAGATGAAGGTGGATCTGAAACTGGAGAGTGGAACTTTATGA
- the eps8l1b gene encoding epidermal growth factor receptor kinase substrate 8-like protein 1 isoform X4, whose translation MGVISQYLLTRLVSFSLGDEGVDTVEDALSQIALLVDSHRLSSAEVMLEVRTNKVILRDRRKQELEEFLLSSVLRCDCINSPSLRDPALLLLVCQSCTQKRPSVYFFSCAYVKAEHIRDDIKQVVSHYTIRANRFSQSSMDISGIPSPPYTQAPNPPSSIPPPPYPGIRANGLANGQPDKSFLKAQMEVDVLNHCFDDIEAFIGKLQQSAEAQIILDQRSKKKKKSQKKSADEDLLTAKAKPPSENEFVDAFQKFKYSFSLLARLKSTISNPTSEELVHHVFKPLEMIVKATGGPGFAASVSSPAMTQGAVALLQTSLTAQENALWVSLGPNWTQQRSAQRSPVAPYTLVFQDGWKPPGSDVAGWVDPVESEHKLDAELSKLTPSHASDRHPAPDQTTDEPDGGVKERLYRCSYDFVARNNSELTVLQGEKLEVIESSKRWWKCRNKFNEVGFVPFNILEPVTHTDNPVLHKTPKPPAAPPIFNALPSPSAMTSDPSTPRPRSMIVGSCPEDTEKVMQVNDELLHRLTSGKNLSPRLTIHRSADTSVPLDYNSPPAEVENWLRKKGFSEPTVQCLRVLNGAQLFSLNKEELRAVIPEEGTRVYSQLTVQRAQIEDARRATELETVMEKQKMKVDLKLESGTL comes from the exons ATGGGGGTGATATCGCAATACCTGCTTACT CGGCTGGTGAGTTTTTCTCTGGGAGATGAGGGTGTGGATACTGTCGAAGATGCTCTTTCACAGATCGCGCTTCTTGTTGATTCTCATCGGCTGTCCAGTGCCGAGGTGATGCTAGAGGTCCGGACCAACAAAGTCATCCTGAGAGACAGACGCAAGCAG GAACTGGAGGAGTTTCTCTTGTCATCTGTTCTCCGCTGTGATTGCATAAATTCCCCATCTCTCCGCGATCCAGCTCTTCTCCTGCTGGTTTGTCAGAGCTGCACCCAGAAGAGGCCGAGTGTGTATTTCTTCAGCTGTGCGTATGTCAAA GCAGAGCACATAAGAGATGACATCAAGCAAGTTGTATCGCATTACACAATAAGAGCAAACAG gttcTCTCAGTCCAGTATGGATATTTCTGGAATTCCGAGCCCTCCGTACACACAAGCCCCGAATCCGCCCTCATCCATCCCCCCTCCACCATACCCCGGGATCAGAG CTAACGGACTGGCAAACGGTCAACCTGATAAGTCATTCCTCAAGGCTCAGATGGAAGTA GACGTGCTTAATCATTGTTTTGATGATATCGAAGCGTTCATCGGAAAGCTGCAGCAGTCAGCAGAGGCTCAGATTATCCTCGACCAGAGAagcaaaaagaagaagaaaagtcaGAAGAAAAGTGCAGACG AGGATCTTCTCACAGCTAAAGCCAAACCCCCTTCTGAGAATGAGTTTGTTGACGCTTTCCAGAAATTCAAATACAGCTTCAGCCTGTTG GCACGGTTAAAATCTACCATCTCCAATCCGACCTCCGAGGAGCTCGTGCATCACGTCTTCAAACCGCTCGAAATG atcGTGAAGGCAACAGGAGGTCCTGGTTTTGCTGCGTCCGTGTCTAGCCCGGCTATGACACAAGGGGCCGTGGCTCTGCTCCAGACCAGCCTGACGGCACAGGAGAATGCATTATGGGTCTCTTTAGGGCCTAACTGGACACAACAAAG GTCTGCTCAGCGGAGCCCCGTGGCGCCGTACACACTCGTGTTTCAGGACGGCTGGAAGCCTCCGGGGTCAGACGTCGCTGGATGGGTCGATCCTGTGGAGTCTGAACACAAACTGGACGCAGAGCTCTCAAAG CTGACACCGTCTCACGCTTCGGACCGTCACCCTGCTCCTGATCAGACTACAGACGAACC TGACGGCGGTGTGAAAGAGCGCTTGTATCGCTGCAGTTATGATTTTGTTGCGCGGAACAACAGTGAGCTGACTGTGCTTCAAGGAGAGAAGCTAGAG GTGATCGAGTCATCTAAGCGATGGTGGAAGTGTcgtaataagtttaatgaagtTGGATTCGTGCCGTTTAACATCCTGGAGCCGGTCACACACACTGACAACCCTGTGCTCCATAAAACTCCAAAG CCTCCCGCTGCTCCACCGATATTCAACGCTCTGCCCAGCCCGTCCGccatgacctctgaccccagcACCCCTCGGCCCCGCAGCATGATTGTCGGATCATGTCCTGAGGATACAGAGAAAG TGATGCAGGTGAATGACGAGTTACTGCACCGCTTGACCAGCGGGAAGAACCTGTCTCCTCGACTGACGATTCACCGTTCGGCAGACACGTCCGTGCCGCTTGATTACAACTCACCACCAGCAGAGGTGGAAAACTGGCTGCGGAAGAAAGGCTTCAGTGAACC GACTGTACAGTGTCTGCGGGTTCTGAATGGAGCTCAGCTGTTCTCTCTGAATAAAGAAGAGCTGCGCGCTGTTATTCCTGAAGAGGGCACTAGAGTCTACAGTCAGCTGACCGTACAGAGAGCCCAGATAGAG GACGCTCGCAGAGCCACAGAGCTGGAGACGGTGATGGAGAAGCAGAAGATGAAGGTGGATCTGAAACTGGAGAGTGGAACTTTATGA
- the slc6a16b gene encoding solute carrier family 6 member 16b has protein sequence MTSEKPPLPADDQRDEAEVGLEVEQEVVLETARDGWDNKVEYFLAQVGFSVGLGNVWRFPYLCHQNGGGAFILLYVVLMVLVGVPLFFLELAAGQSIRQGSIGVWRHISPKLVGIGYSSCVVCFFVALYYNVIIGWSIFYLGNSFRYSLPWEDCPTEGNSTVKVKECDASSPTAYFWYRKALDITDSIDETGEFNPIITGCLLAAWVIVCLAMYKGIKSTGKVMYFSSVFPYVVLLCFLIRGVTLDGASEGIKFMFYPRLEIWADVQVWRQAATQVFFALGLGFGSVIAYSSYNPRNNNCHRDAFTVSGVNFMTSVLATLVVFAVLGFRAKTIATECVKRNLDAISNTSLPDLFINASDVKSITLNGYEKWYRSHGQHLKIPDYNITACSLEDELKQGVEGTGLAFIAFTEAMTLFPGSPFWSVLFFLMLLNLGLSTMFGTMAGILTPLTDTFKTLRNHKLLFTVCSCVVGFLIGLMFTQRCGNYFVTMFDDYSATLPLIIVVIFQTISVAWVYGADRFLEDLKQMLNRPVPVVYKYLWKYVCPIAMLGLLGASLLKMVLERPTYTAWNREKASKEVLPYPGWALAVLITLIVVAFLPVPIGYLHSLLLERLDKAPTDTEARYEPCATTETDLTPLDTFHPLLEGNHDLHLQNGHIECHESSVL, from the exons ATGACGTCAGAGAAGCCCCCGTTACCTGCAGACGACCAGCGGGACGAGGCTGAAGTGGGCTTAGAGGTCGAGCAGGAGGTCGTGTTGGAAACGGCCCGAGATGGCTGGGACAATAAGGTGGAATATTTCCTGGCTCAGGTCGGATTCAGTGTGGGATTGGGAAACGTATGGAGGTTCCCATACCTCTGCCATCAGAACGGAGGAG gAGCGTTCATCTTGCTGTATGTGGTGTTGATGGTGCTGGTTGGAGTGCCGTTGTTTTTCCTGGAGTTGGCGGCAGGTCAGAGCATCAGACAGGGCAGCATCGGCGTCTGGAGACACATTTCTCCAAAACTGGTTGGCATTGGCTACTCCAGCTGTGTG GTGTGTTTCTTTGTAGCTCTGTATTATAATGTCATCATCGGTTGGAGTATTTTTTACTTGGGAAACTCTTTCCGGTATTCTCTCCCATGGGAAGACTGTCCAACAGAAGGCAACAGCACTG TGAAGGTGAAGGAATGTGACGCCAGCTCTCCCACAGCGTATTTCTGGTACCGTAAAGCTCTGGACATCACCGACTCCATTGATGAAACGGGAGAGTTCAACCCCATCATCACTGGATGTCTGCTGGCCGCTTGGGTCATCGTTTGTCTGGCCATGTACAAGGGCATCAAATCTACCGGCAAG GTGATGTATTTCTCCTCCGTGTTCCCGTACGTGGTGCTGCTGTGTTTCCTGATCAGAGGCGTGACGCTGGATGGAGCATCTGAGGGCATCAAATTCATGTTTTACCCCAGA CTGGAGATCTGGGCTGACGTTCAGGTGTGGCGTCAGGCGGCGACTCAGGTCTTCTTCGCTCTGGGTTTGGGTTTCGGTTCTGTGATCGCGTACTCATCCTACAACCCGCGGAACAACAACTGCCACCGTGACGCGTTCACCGTGTCCGGCGTCAACTTCATGACGTCTGTGCTGGCCACACTGGTGGTGTTTGCTGTGCTGGGCTTCAGAGCCAAAACCATCGCCACCGAGTGTGTCAAACG TAATCTGGACGCGATATCCAACACTTCTCTTCCTGACCTCTTCATCAATGCTTCAGATGTGAAGAGCATCACATTGAATGGTTATGAAAAGTGGTACAGGTCTCATGGCCAGCATCTGAAGATCCCTGATTACAACATCACCGCCTGCAGCCTGGAGGATGAATTGAAACAG GGTGTTGAGGGAACAGGTTTAGCGTTCATAGCGTTCACGGAAGCCATGACGTTGTTTCCCGGGAGTCCGTTCTGGTCTGTGCTGTTCTTCCTCATGCTGCTCAATCTGGGTTTGTCCACCATGTTCGGCACCATGGCCGGAATACTGACACCACTAACAGACACCTTTAAGACACTACGCAATCACAAACTCCTCTTCACAG tgTGCAGCTGTGTGGTGGGTTTTCTGATCGGTCTAATGTTCACTCAGCGCTGTGGAAACTACTTCGTGACGATGTTTGATGATTATTCCGCCACACTTCCCCTCATCATCGTTGTCATCTTTCAGACCATCAGCGTCGCCTGGGTTTATGGAGCGGACAG gtTTTTAGAGGACCTGAAACAGATGTTGAATCGGCCGGTTCCAGTGGTGTACAAGTACCTGTGGAAGTACGTGTGTCCAATTGCTATGCTGGGGCTCTTGGGTGCCAGTCTGCTAAAGATGGTCTTGGAGCGCCCTACATACACCGCCTGGAATAGAGAAAAG GCGTCTAAAGAAGTTCTCCCTTATCCTGGTTGGGCTCTTGCTGTCCTGATCACACTCATCGTTGTTGCGTTCCTTCCTGTTCCGATCGGATATCTGCATTCCCTCCTCCTCGAGCGGCTCGACAAGGCGCCCACAGACACTGAGGCGAGATACGAGCCGTGTGCCACTACAGAAACGGACCTGACCCCTCTCGACACTTTTCACCCCCTGCTCGAGGGAAACCATGATTTACATTTGCAAAACGGCCACATTGAATGTCACGAGTCTAGCGTATTATGA
- the eps8l1b gene encoding epidermal growth factor receptor kinase substrate 8-like protein 1 isoform X3 has translation MGVISQYLLTRLVSFSLGDEGVDTVEDALSQIALLVDSHRLSSAEVMLEVRTNKVILRDRRKQELEEFLLSSVLRCDCINSPSLRDPALLLLVCQSCTQKRPSVYFFSCAYVKAEHIRDDIKQVVSHYTIRANRFSQSSMDISGIPSPPYTQAPNPPSSIPPPPYPGIRANGLANGQPDKSFLKAQMEVDVLNHCFDDIEAFIGKLQQSAEAQIILDQRSKKKKKSQKKSADEDLLTAKAKPPSENEFVDAFQKFKYSFSLLARLKSTISNPTSEELVHHVFKPLEMIVKATGGPGFAASVSSPAMTQGAVALLQTSLTAQENALWVSLGPNWTQQRSAQRSPVAPYTLVFQDGWKPPGSDVAGWVDPVESEHKLDAELSKVELTPSHASDRHPAPDQTTDEPDGGVKERLYRCSYDFVARNNSELTVLQGEKLEVIESSKRWWKCRNKFNEVGFVPFNILEPVTHTDNPVLHKTPKPPAAPPIFNALPSPSAMTSDPSTPRPRSMIVGSCPEDTEKVMQVNDELLHRLTSGKNLSPRLTIHRSADTSVPLDYNSPPAEVENWLRKKGFSEPTVQCLRVLNGAQLFSLNKEELRAVIPEEGTRVYSQLTVQRAQIEDARRATELETVMEKQKMKVDLKLESGTL, from the exons ATGGGGGTGATATCGCAATACCTGCTTACT CGGCTGGTGAGTTTTTCTCTGGGAGATGAGGGTGTGGATACTGTCGAAGATGCTCTTTCACAGATCGCGCTTCTTGTTGATTCTCATCGGCTGTCCAGTGCCGAGGTGATGCTAGAGGTCCGGACCAACAAAGTCATCCTGAGAGACAGACGCAAGCAG GAACTGGAGGAGTTTCTCTTGTCATCTGTTCTCCGCTGTGATTGCATAAATTCCCCATCTCTCCGCGATCCAGCTCTTCTCCTGCTGGTTTGTCAGAGCTGCACCCAGAAGAGGCCGAGTGTGTATTTCTTCAGCTGTGCGTATGTCAAA GCAGAGCACATAAGAGATGACATCAAGCAAGTTGTATCGCATTACACAATAAGAGCAAACAG gttcTCTCAGTCCAGTATGGATATTTCTGGAATTCCGAGCCCTCCGTACACACAAGCCCCGAATCCGCCCTCATCCATCCCCCCTCCACCATACCCCGGGATCAGAG CTAACGGACTGGCAAACGGTCAACCTGATAAGTCATTCCTCAAGGCTCAGATGGAAGTA GACGTGCTTAATCATTGTTTTGATGATATCGAAGCGTTCATCGGAAAGCTGCAGCAGTCAGCAGAGGCTCAGATTATCCTCGACCAGAGAagcaaaaagaagaagaaaagtcaGAAGAAAAGTGCAGACG AGGATCTTCTCACAGCTAAAGCCAAACCCCCTTCTGAGAATGAGTTTGTTGACGCTTTCCAGAAATTCAAATACAGCTTCAGCCTGTTG GCACGGTTAAAATCTACCATCTCCAATCCGACCTCCGAGGAGCTCGTGCATCACGTCTTCAAACCGCTCGAAATG atcGTGAAGGCAACAGGAGGTCCTGGTTTTGCTGCGTCCGTGTCTAGCCCGGCTATGACACAAGGGGCCGTGGCTCTGCTCCAGACCAGCCTGACGGCACAGGAGAATGCATTATGGGTCTCTTTAGGGCCTAACTGGACACAACAAAG GTCTGCTCAGCGGAGCCCCGTGGCGCCGTACACACTCGTGTTTCAGGACGGCTGGAAGCCTCCGGGGTCAGACGTCGCTGGATGGGTCGATCCTGTGGAGTCTGAACACAAACTGGACGCAGAGCTCTCAAAGGTAGAG CTGACACCGTCTCACGCTTCGGACCGTCACCCTGCTCCTGATCAGACTACAGACGAACC TGACGGCGGTGTGAAAGAGCGCTTGTATCGCTGCAGTTATGATTTTGTTGCGCGGAACAACAGTGAGCTGACTGTGCTTCAAGGAGAGAAGCTAGAG GTGATCGAGTCATCTAAGCGATGGTGGAAGTGTcgtaataagtttaatgaagtTGGATTCGTGCCGTTTAACATCCTGGAGCCGGTCACACACACTGACAACCCTGTGCTCCATAAAACTCCAAAG CCTCCCGCTGCTCCACCGATATTCAACGCTCTGCCCAGCCCGTCCGccatgacctctgaccccagcACCCCTCGGCCCCGCAGCATGATTGTCGGATCATGTCCTGAGGATACAGAGAAAG TGATGCAGGTGAATGACGAGTTACTGCACCGCTTGACCAGCGGGAAGAACCTGTCTCCTCGACTGACGATTCACCGTTCGGCAGACACGTCCGTGCCGCTTGATTACAACTCACCACCAGCAGAGGTGGAAAACTGGCTGCGGAAGAAAGGCTTCAGTGAACC GACTGTACAGTGTCTGCGGGTTCTGAATGGAGCTCAGCTGTTCTCTCTGAATAAAGAAGAGCTGCGCGCTGTTATTCCTGAAGAGGGCACTAGAGTCTACAGTCAGCTGACCGTACAGAGAGCCCAGATAGAG GACGCTCGCAGAGCCACAGAGCTGGAGACGGTGATGGAGAAGCAGAAGATGAAGGTGGATCTGAAACTGGAGAGTGGAACTTTATGA
- the eps8l1b gene encoding epidermal growth factor receptor kinase substrate 8-like protein 1 isoform X2, giving the protein MGVISQYLLTRLVSFSLGDEGVDTVEDALSQIALLVDSHRLSSAEVMLEVRTNKVILRDRRKQELEEFLLSSVLRCDCINSPSLRDPALLLLVCQSCTQKRPSVYFFSCAYVKAEHIRDDIKQVVSHYTIRANRFSQSSMDISGIPSPPYTQAPNPPSSIPPPPYPGIRANGLANGQPDKSFLKAQMEVDVLNHCFDDIEAFIGKLQQSAEAQIILDQRSKKKKKSQKKSADEDLLTAKAKPPSENEFVDAFQKFKYSFSLLARLKSTISNPTSEELVHHVFKPLEMIVKATGGPGFAASVSSPAMTQGAVALLQTSLTAQENALWVSLGPNWTQQRSAQRSPVAPYTLVFQDGWKPPGSDVAGWVDPVESEHKLDAELSKLTPSHASDRHPAPDQTTDEPDGGVKERLYRCSYDFVARNNSELTVLQGEKLEVIRDVIESSKRWWKCRNKFNEVGFVPFNILEPVTHTDNPVLHKTPKPPAAPPIFNALPSPSAMTSDPSTPRPRSMIVGSCPEDTEKVMQVNDELLHRLTSGKNLSPRLTIHRSADTSVPLDYNSPPAEVENWLRKKGFSEPTVQCLRVLNGAQLFSLNKEELRAVIPEEGTRVYSQLTVQRAQIEDARRATELETVMEKQKMKVDLKLESGTL; this is encoded by the exons ATGGGGGTGATATCGCAATACCTGCTTACT CGGCTGGTGAGTTTTTCTCTGGGAGATGAGGGTGTGGATACTGTCGAAGATGCTCTTTCACAGATCGCGCTTCTTGTTGATTCTCATCGGCTGTCCAGTGCCGAGGTGATGCTAGAGGTCCGGACCAACAAAGTCATCCTGAGAGACAGACGCAAGCAG GAACTGGAGGAGTTTCTCTTGTCATCTGTTCTCCGCTGTGATTGCATAAATTCCCCATCTCTCCGCGATCCAGCTCTTCTCCTGCTGGTTTGTCAGAGCTGCACCCAGAAGAGGCCGAGTGTGTATTTCTTCAGCTGTGCGTATGTCAAA GCAGAGCACATAAGAGATGACATCAAGCAAGTTGTATCGCATTACACAATAAGAGCAAACAG gttcTCTCAGTCCAGTATGGATATTTCTGGAATTCCGAGCCCTCCGTACACACAAGCCCCGAATCCGCCCTCATCCATCCCCCCTCCACCATACCCCGGGATCAGAG CTAACGGACTGGCAAACGGTCAACCTGATAAGTCATTCCTCAAGGCTCAGATGGAAGTA GACGTGCTTAATCATTGTTTTGATGATATCGAAGCGTTCATCGGAAAGCTGCAGCAGTCAGCAGAGGCTCAGATTATCCTCGACCAGAGAagcaaaaagaagaagaaaagtcaGAAGAAAAGTGCAGACG AGGATCTTCTCACAGCTAAAGCCAAACCCCCTTCTGAGAATGAGTTTGTTGACGCTTTCCAGAAATTCAAATACAGCTTCAGCCTGTTG GCACGGTTAAAATCTACCATCTCCAATCCGACCTCCGAGGAGCTCGTGCATCACGTCTTCAAACCGCTCGAAATG atcGTGAAGGCAACAGGAGGTCCTGGTTTTGCTGCGTCCGTGTCTAGCCCGGCTATGACACAAGGGGCCGTGGCTCTGCTCCAGACCAGCCTGACGGCACAGGAGAATGCATTATGGGTCTCTTTAGGGCCTAACTGGACACAACAAAG GTCTGCTCAGCGGAGCCCCGTGGCGCCGTACACACTCGTGTTTCAGGACGGCTGGAAGCCTCCGGGGTCAGACGTCGCTGGATGGGTCGATCCTGTGGAGTCTGAACACAAACTGGACGCAGAGCTCTCAAAG CTGACACCGTCTCACGCTTCGGACCGTCACCCTGCTCCTGATCAGACTACAGACGAACC TGACGGCGGTGTGAAAGAGCGCTTGTATCGCTGCAGTTATGATTTTGTTGCGCGGAACAACAGTGAGCTGACTGTGCTTCAAGGAGAGAAGCTAGAGGTCATCAGAGAT GTGATCGAGTCATCTAAGCGATGGTGGAAGTGTcgtaataagtttaatgaagtTGGATTCGTGCCGTTTAACATCCTGGAGCCGGTCACACACACTGACAACCCTGTGCTCCATAAAACTCCAAAG CCTCCCGCTGCTCCACCGATATTCAACGCTCTGCCCAGCCCGTCCGccatgacctctgaccccagcACCCCTCGGCCCCGCAGCATGATTGTCGGATCATGTCCTGAGGATACAGAGAAAG TGATGCAGGTGAATGACGAGTTACTGCACCGCTTGACCAGCGGGAAGAACCTGTCTCCTCGACTGACGATTCACCGTTCGGCAGACACGTCCGTGCCGCTTGATTACAACTCACCACCAGCAGAGGTGGAAAACTGGCTGCGGAAGAAAGGCTTCAGTGAACC GACTGTACAGTGTCTGCGGGTTCTGAATGGAGCTCAGCTGTTCTCTCTGAATAAAGAAGAGCTGCGCGCTGTTATTCCTGAAGAGGGCACTAGAGTCTACAGTCAGCTGACCGTACAGAGAGCCCAGATAGAG GACGCTCGCAGAGCCACAGAGCTGGAGACGGTGATGGAGAAGCAGAAGATGAAGGTGGATCTGAAACTGGAGAGTGGAACTTTATGA